From Candidatus Sericytochromatia bacterium, one genomic window encodes:
- a CDS encoding TMEM43 family protein: MPDNEERDGSDYEETERSDSWGERDERDEPSLEFPGASFGSSGDSVTEVSEKGLFARLGESIGTALLGVVFFLASFVVLYKNEGTVDESKMARSAVEISAAAPDASKVGQFVAATGPLASQAKLGDEFLAPGNYLKLTREAQMYAWVENKESRTEKQVGGSEKTVTTYSYKRDWTGYPRDSDKFKRQVGHHNPPMTVKGTSVTADQGSLGSLSLDMAKVALPSGSPLRLSEASIKGGTAVGNQLYVGRANPNDPRVGDVRVTYSALAPGGTYTVLGKLESASAIGPAMVEDREFYRVFQGSKKDALETLSTEYKLWIWGFRLLGFLLCWGGLGMMVSPINTLLDVLPFLGSFGRGLTGFVTFPIALFLSGLTILIAWITHSLVAMVVIGVAGLLLGIRLFGAKKAPKAAARAA, from the coding sequence GTGCCAGACAACGAAGAGCGCGACGGCAGCGATTACGAGGAAACCGAACGCTCGGACAGCTGGGGGGAGCGGGACGAGCGGGATGAGCCCAGCCTGGAGTTTCCGGGGGCCTCCTTTGGCTCGAGCGGCGACAGCGTCACCGAGGTGAGCGAGAAGGGCCTGTTTGCCCGGCTCGGCGAGTCGATTGGCACGGCCCTGCTGGGCGTGGTGTTCTTCCTGGCCTCGTTCGTGGTGCTCTACAAGAACGAGGGCACGGTCGACGAGTCGAAGATGGCCCGGTCGGCGGTGGAGATCAGCGCGGCGGCGCCCGATGCCTCCAAGGTTGGTCAGTTCGTGGCCGCCACCGGCCCCCTGGCCTCGCAGGCCAAACTCGGCGATGAGTTTCTGGCTCCGGGCAATTACCTCAAGCTGACCCGCGAAGCCCAGATGTACGCCTGGGTGGAAAACAAGGAGAGCCGCACGGAGAAGCAGGTGGGCGGCAGTGAAAAGACCGTCACGACCTATTCCTACAAGCGTGACTGGACGGGCTATCCGCGTGATAGCGACAAATTCAAGCGCCAGGTCGGGCATCACAATCCGCCCATGACGGTCAAGGGGACCAGCGTCACGGCCGACCAGGGCAGCCTGGGCAGCCTGAGCCTGGACATGGCCAAGGTGGCCTTGCCGAGCGGGTCTCCCCTGCGCCTGTCGGAGGCCTCGATCAAGGGGGGCACGGCCGTGGGCAACCAGCTCTACGTCGGGCGCGCCAACCCGAACGACCCCCGCGTCGGGGATGTGCGGGTGACCTACTCGGCCCTGGCCCCGGGCGGGACCTACACGGTGCTGGGCAAGCTGGAGAGCGCCTCGGCGATCGGGCCCGCCATGGTCGAGGACCGCGAGTTCTACCGCGTCTTCCAGGGCTCCAAGAAGGATGCGCTGGAGACGCTCTCGACCGAGTACAAACTCTGGATCTGGGGCTTCCGCCTGCTCGGCTTTTTGCTGTGCTGGGGCGGGCTTGGCATGATGGTTTCGCCGATCAACACCTTGCTCGACGTCTTGCCCTTCCTGGGCAGCTTCGGGCGTGGGCTGACCGGATTTGTCACCTTTCCGATCGCCCTGTTCCTGTCGGGATTGACGATTCTGATCGCCTGGATCACGCACAGCCTGGTTGCCATGGTGGTGATTGGCGTGGCCGGCTTGCTGCTCGGTATCCGGCTGTTCGGAGCCAAGAAGGCGCCGAAGGCGGCGGCGCGCGCGGCCTGA
- a CDS encoding prenyltransferase, with the protein MAWWQAARFPSQVYLWGPLLLGQALAWRETGRWEAGICALVLGYGLAQQLFIVFANDLADAETDRLNPHPTFLSGGSRVLVEGRLSAGALARAAVVAAIAALLLAIALGGWTGTPLLPLLALGGLALLWAYSYPPLRLSFRGGGEGLQALGLGGVLPLFGYLAQAGSLAGFPVWIWASLLPLQLALALATSLPDEPGDRLVAKRTCAVVWGGARVRTAIVALLLFALAAWPFLHPLTGAWQAPAWRHSLVPAACLILMPWLSARAATSRAWLLAFVVSTALVVLSWMLALWGDAAGWALPGLRMPEVYLAWWEAPR; encoded by the coding sequence ATGGCCTGGTGGCAGGCGGCGCGATTTCCCTCCCAGGTCTACCTGTGGGGCCCGCTGTTACTCGGGCAGGCCCTGGCCTGGCGGGAGACGGGGCGCTGGGAGGCGGGCATTTGCGCGCTGGTGCTGGGCTACGGCCTGGCCCAGCAGCTGTTCATCGTGTTCGCGAACGATCTGGCCGATGCGGAGACGGACCGCCTCAACCCCCACCCGACCTTTTTGTCCGGCGGTAGCCGGGTGCTGGTCGAGGGCCGCCTGAGCGCGGGTGCGCTGGCCCGTGCCGCCGTGGTAGCGGCCATTGCGGCCCTGCTGCTGGCGATCGCCCTGGGCGGGTGGACCGGGACGCCCCTGCTGCCGCTGCTGGCGCTGGGGGGCCTGGCCTTGCTGTGGGCCTACAGCTACCCGCCGCTGCGGCTCTCGTTTCGGGGGGGGGGGGAGGGGTTGCAGGCCCTGGGGCTCGGGGGGGTGCTGCCGTTGTTCGGCTATCTGGCTCAAGCGGGAAGCCTGGCTGGGTTTCCCGTCTGGATCTGGGCCAGCCTGCTGCCCCTGCAGCTGGCGCTGGCGCTGGCCACCAGCTTGCCGGACGAGCCGGGCGATCGCCTGGTGGCCAAGCGCACCTGCGCCGTCGTCTGGGGCGGCGCGAGGGTCCGGACGGCGATCGTCGCCTTGTTGCTGTTCGCCCTGGCCGCCTGGCCCTTCCTGCATCCGCTGACCGGGGCCTGGCAGGCGCCGGCGTGGCGTCACTCGCTGGTGCCGGCAGCCTGCCTGATCCTGATGCCCTGGCTGTCCGCCCGCGCGGCCACCTCTCGGGCCTGGCTGCTGGCCTTCGTCGTGTCGACGGCCCTGGTCGTGCTCAGCTGGATGCTGGCGCTCTGGGGGGATGCCGCCGGCTGGGCCCTCCCGGGGCTGCGGATGCCCGAGGTCTATCTGGCCTGGTGGGAGGCCCCGCGTTGA
- a CDS encoding ferrochelatase, producing MLRAEPWQDLVECERRQQEALQHYETLAPGRLAPTPWAQLAAALLPKEPSDRREAWCEGFVAILAAQAQHFPDTRFWDTDYLAASLLHETRTAADLRDLCRRIVDLQGCFGRRSAIAFRYTHDFTYGFDWARWVLKAPAERALFGPFSPTFVGYLERRGQELLTLIAEDDEKYPRLPGGEPRNPFAFSREPEDETALLRALRDAGELPLQAWRIDAAPEWQRPFATLRLQRAQHLGMGHPGAP from the coding sequence ATGCTGCGGGCCGAACCCTGGCAGGACCTGGTGGAATGCGAAAGGCGCCAGCAGGAGGCCCTGCAGCACTATGAAACCCTCGCGCCAGGCCGGTTGGCACCGACGCCCTGGGCGCAACTGGCGGCGGCCTTGCTCCCCAAGGAGCCCTCCGATCGCCGCGAAGCCTGGTGCGAGGGGTTCGTCGCCATTCTCGCGGCGCAGGCGCAGCATTTCCCGGACACCCGCTTCTGGGACACCGACTATCTGGCCGCCAGTTTGCTGCACGAGACGCGCACCGCCGCGGATCTGCGCGACCTCTGCCGGCGGATCGTCGACTTGCAGGGATGCTTCGGTCGCCGTTCGGCGATCGCCTTTCGTTATACCCACGACTTCACCTACGGTTTCGATTGGGCGCGCTGGGTCCTCAAGGCGCCAGCCGAACGGGCGCTATTCGGCCCATTCTCGCCAACCTTCGTGGGCTACCTTGAACGGCGTGGCCAGGAACTGTTGACGCTGATCGCCGAGGACGATGAGAAATATCCACGCTTGCCGGGGGGGGAGCCCCGCAATCCCTTTGCCTTCTCGCGGGAACCGGAAGATGAGACGGCGCTCTTGCGTGCGCTCCGTGATGCCGGGGAGTTGCCCCTGCAGGCCTGGCGGATCGATGCGGCGCCCGAATGGCAGCGGCCGTTTGCAACGCTGCGTCTGCAGCGGGCCCAGCATCTGGGGATGGGGCACCCCGGCGCCCCGTGA